A section of the Bacillus sp. HSf4 genome encodes:
- a CDS encoding mannose/fructose/sorbose PTS transporter subunit IIA, with product MVGIILASHGGFAEGILQSGTMILGEQENVKAVTLMPSEGPDDLRAKMEAAIASFDNQDEVLFLVDLWGGTPFNQANRLYEEHKDKWAIVAGMSLPMLIEAYASRFSMTSAQEIAAHIIKTAKEGVRMKPVELEPKDNTVAQVAEGGQAKGVLPPGKVVGDGKIQFVLVRVDSRLLHGQVATAWTKATKPNRIIVVSDAVSRDDLRKKLIEQAAPPGVKANVVPISKILEVAKDPRFGDTKALLLFENPLDVLRVIEEGVDIKEVNVGSMAHSTGKVAVSNVLSMGREDVEAFEKMKEKGIQFDVRKVPSDSRVDMDDILNKAKDELA from the coding sequence ATGGTAGGGATTATCCTGGCAAGCCATGGAGGATTTGCTGAAGGCATCTTACAATCTGGCACAATGATTTTGGGAGAACAAGAAAACGTTAAGGCTGTCACCTTAATGCCAAGCGAAGGTCCAGACGATTTGAGAGCAAAAATGGAAGCAGCAATTGCATCTTTTGATAATCAAGATGAAGTATTATTCCTAGTCGATCTATGGGGAGGTACACCATTCAATCAAGCTAACCGCTTGTATGAAGAACACAAAGACAAATGGGCAATCGTTGCTGGTATGAGTTTGCCAATGTTGATTGAAGCTTATGCATCCCGTTTTTCAATGACGTCTGCTCAAGAAATCGCAGCACACATCATCAAAACAGCAAAAGAAGGGGTTAGAATGAAGCCTGTAGAGCTAGAACCTAAAGACAATACTGTGGCTCAAGTTGCTGAAGGTGGACAAGCAAAAGGTGTGCTTCCTCCTGGTAAAGTAGTTGGTGACGGGAAGATTCAGTTCGTTTTAGTCCGCGTGGATTCTCGTTTATTGCATGGTCAGGTGGCGACTGCATGGACAAAGGCTACAAAACCAAATCGTATTATCGTAGTTTCAGATGCAGTGTCTAGAGATGACCTTCGAAAGAAATTGATCGAGCAGGCCGCACCGCCAGGGGTTAAGGCAAATGTTGTTCCAATCAGCAAAATACTGGAAGTTGCAAAAGATCCCCGTTTTGGTGACACAAAAGCACTGTTATTATTTGAAAACCCATTAGATGTCCTAAGAGTTATTGAGGAGGGCGTGGATATTAAAGAAGTGAACGTTGGATCTATGGCTCATTCAACCGGTAAAGTGGCCGTTAGCAATGTACTTTCTATGGGACGAGAAGATGTTGAGGCTTTCGAGAAAATGAAAGAAAAAGGCATCCAGTTTGATGTACGGAAAGTACCCAGTGATTCTCGTGTAGACATGGATGACATTCTAAACAAAGCGAAGGATGAATTAGCATAG
- a CDS encoding PTS system mannose/fructose/sorbose family transporter subunit IID codes for MAEKIQLTKRDRLTVAWRSTFIQGSWNYERMQNGGWAFSMIPAIKKLYQSKEDRVAALKRHLEFFNTHPYIASPILGVTLALEEERANGSKVDDVAIQGVKVGMMGPLAGVGDPVFWFTLRPMLGALGASLAMGGSILGPILFFLAWNLIRWGFMWYTQEFGYKAGSKITDNLSGGLLQDVTKGASILGMFVLAALVQRWVSIKFLPVVSEVKLDKGAYIEWDKLPGGGEGIRQAFEQVNSGLALSSTKVTTLQDNLDQLIPGLAALLLTFLCMWLLKKKVSPIVIILGLFVFGVVGHVIGLL; via the coding sequence ATGGCAGAAAAAATACAACTAACAAAAAGGGATCGCTTAACCGTTGCATGGCGTTCTACATTTATTCAAGGTTCTTGGAACTATGAACGCATGCAGAATGGCGGCTGGGCCTTCTCAATGATTCCGGCAATCAAAAAATTATATCAATCAAAAGAAGATCGTGTAGCAGCGTTAAAACGTCACTTGGAATTTTTTAATACGCATCCTTATATAGCTTCACCGATTCTGGGAGTTACACTAGCACTTGAAGAAGAACGTGCTAATGGTTCAAAAGTTGATGATGTGGCCATTCAAGGAGTTAAAGTTGGGATGATGGGTCCTTTAGCCGGTGTTGGTGATCCAGTATTTTGGTTTACATTACGTCCGATGTTAGGTGCTTTAGGGGCATCATTAGCAATGGGTGGAAGCATCCTTGGGCCAATCCTTTTCTTCTTGGCTTGGAACCTGATTCGTTGGGGATTTATGTGGTATACACAAGAATTTGGATATAAAGCCGGTTCTAAAATCACCGATAATCTTTCAGGCGGATTATTGCAAGATGTTACAAAAGGTGCATCAATCCTTGGTATGTTTGTTCTTGCTGCCTTAGTGCAACGGTGGGTATCGATTAAATTCTTGCCAGTCGTTTCTGAAGTTAAGTTAGATAAAGGCGCGTATATTGAATGGGACAAACTTCCTGGAGGCGGAGAAGGGATTCGTCAAGCTTTTGAACAAGTAAACTCGGGACTGGCACTTTCATCTACGAAAGTAACAACCTTACAAGATAACTTGGATCAATTAATTCCTGGTTTGGCTGCATTGCTTCTGACATTCTTATGTATGTGGTTGCTTAAGAAAAAAGTCAGCCCAATTGTCATTATTCTTGGCTTATTCGTATTTGGGGTAGTTGGTCACGTTATTGGGCTTTTATAA
- a CDS encoding immunity protein — MNNKVLFYILYGVLTVFFYFMDGWKVFAVILSVLGILLLVTEPYRIRNKQLAKKIRNNVEMLKEFDSDFKTDGSFTNYNKKISFNESKKIFKIYKRNEHNEIVSTASRGKQTSGAAIGGVFAGGVGAIIGGLSSGSKQVTIIKLITMKITVDDFKNPVHYIDFLPIHDSPGYNPVGYKKDSDIIKTALKKADYWQGVMDLAIRKANQVAH, encoded by the coding sequence GTGAATAATAAGGTTTTATTTTATATTTTATATGGAGTATTGACAGTCTTCTTCTATTTTATGGACGGGTGGAAAGTTTTTGCTGTGATACTCTCCGTATTAGGAATATTACTTTTGGTAACCGAGCCGTATAGAATACGAAATAAACAATTAGCCAAAAAGATTAGAAATAATGTTGAAATGCTTAAAGAATTCGATTCAGACTTTAAAACTGATGGTTCTTTTACTAATTACAATAAAAAAATTTCTTTCAACGAGTCCAAGAAGATTTTTAAAATTTACAAACGAAATGAACACAATGAAATAGTGTCCACAGCTTCTAGAGGTAAGCAGACTTCTGGTGCAGCAATCGGTGGGGTTTTTGCAGGAGGTGTAGGAGCAATAATTGGCGGACTTTCTTCTGGCTCAAAGCAGGTTACGATAATTAAGTTAATTACCATGAAAATAACGGTGGATGATTTTAAAAACCCTGTTCACTATATTGATTTCCTACCTATCCATGATTCTCCTGGTTATAATCCTGTTGGCTATAAGAAAGACAGTGACATAATTAAAACTGCTCTTAAGAAAGCTGATTATTGGCAAGGAGTTATGGACTTAGCCATAAGAAAAGCAAATCAAGTCGCTCATTAA
- a CDS encoding sulfite exporter TauE/SafE family protein gives MKKLIVFVFIGLFAQLIDGALGMAYGVTSSSLLLAFGIAPAVASASVHLAEVVTTAASGVSHIKFGNVDKQTLKRLVIPGSIGAFLGAAFLSNIPGELAKPYISMFLLVLGVYVLIRFLFMFKMGEQKSGVSLSRGKAVPLGLIAGFADATGGGGWGPIATPVLLSKKGASARKVVGTVDTSEFAIAVSATLGFFISLGWEEVNWLWVGALMIGGIIAAPIAAWLVQKVHTRLMGVLVGGLIILVNARTLINSWFDQTALYPMVYVGIIAVWISAIVYIVIKIRTSDPAAQALNQ, from the coding sequence ATGAAAAAGTTAATTGTGTTTGTCTTTATTGGATTATTTGCACAGCTGATAGACGGTGCCTTAGGAATGGCGTACGGGGTGACTTCATCCTCGCTGCTGCTTGCTTTTGGAATCGCACCGGCGGTTGCCTCAGCATCCGTCCACCTGGCGGAAGTCGTCACAACCGCTGCGTCAGGTGTGTCGCATATTAAGTTTGGAAACGTCGATAAACAAACGCTCAAACGCCTTGTCATCCCTGGATCAATCGGGGCATTTCTCGGCGCTGCATTTTTAAGTAACATCCCCGGAGAACTTGCAAAACCTTATATTTCAATGTTTTTGCTCGTCCTTGGTGTGTATGTGCTCATTCGCTTTCTGTTCATGTTTAAAATGGGAGAGCAAAAAAGCGGTGTCAGTCTTTCGAGAGGGAAAGCCGTTCCTTTAGGGCTAATTGCCGGTTTTGCCGATGCGACCGGAGGGGGAGGCTGGGGACCGATTGCCACCCCGGTCCTGTTATCCAAAAAAGGAGCCAGTGCCCGAAAAGTGGTGGGAACTGTTGATACAAGCGAGTTTGCCATTGCCGTTTCGGCAACGTTAGGATTTTTCATTTCCCTCGGCTGGGAAGAAGTGAATTGGCTGTGGGTCGGCGCGTTGATGATTGGCGGAATCATTGCGGCTCCGATTGCCGCCTGGCTGGTACAAAAGGTTCACACCCGATTAATGGGCGTTCTGGTCGGCGGGTTGATCATCCTCGTCAACGCAAGAACGCTGATCAATTCGTGGTTCGATCAAACAGCATTATATCCGATGGTTTATGTTGGAATCATTGCAGTTTGGATATCAGCTATTGTTTATATTGTCATTAAAATAAGAACAAGTGATCCAGCTGCTCAAGCGTTAAATCAATAG
- the glnA gene encoding type I glutamate--ammonia ligase, protein MAKYTRDDIVKLVNEENVKYIRLQFTDILGTIKNVEIPVSQLEKALDNKVMFDGSSIEGFVRIEESDMYLYPDLDTFVIFPWTAEKGKVARFICDIYNPDGTPFEGDPRNNLKRILKEMEDMGFSDFNLGPEPEFFLFKLDEKGEPTLELNDKGGYFDLAPTDLGENCRRDIVLELEEMGFEIEASHHEVAPGQHEIDFKYAGAIRACDDIQTFKLVVKTIARKHGLHATFMPKPLFGVNGSGMHCNLSLFKNGANAFFDQDADLQLSETAKQFIAGIVKHATSFTAVTNPTVNSYKRLVPGYEAPCYVAWSAQNRSPLIRIPASRGISTRVEVRSVDPSANPYLALSVLLAAGLDGIKNKLDAPAPIDRNIYVMTKEERLENGIVDLPATLSDALEEFKSNEVMVKALGDHLFEHFVEAKEIEWDMFRTQVHPWEREQYMSQY, encoded by the coding sequence ATGGCAAAGTATACAAGAGACGACATTGTTAAACTAGTAAACGAGGAGAATGTCAAATACATCCGCCTTCAGTTTACAGACATTCTTGGAACGATTAAAAACGTTGAAATTCCTGTGAGCCAGCTGGAAAAAGCACTTGATAATAAAGTCATGTTTGACGGCTCTTCAATCGAAGGCTTCGTCCGCATTGAAGAATCAGATATGTACCTATACCCTGACTTAGATACATTTGTCATTTTCCCATGGACAGCCGAAAAAGGTAAAGTAGCCCGTTTCATCTGCGACATCTACAATCCGGACGGCACACCGTTCGAAGGTGACCCGCGCAACAACTTGAAACGCATCTTGAAAGAAATGGAAGACATGGGCTTCTCTGATTTCAATCTTGGACCTGAACCGGAATTCTTCCTGTTCAAGCTTGACGAAAAAGGCGAGCCGACGCTTGAGCTGAACGACAAAGGCGGATACTTTGACCTTGCGCCGACCGATCTTGGCGAAAACTGCCGCCGCGACATCGTTCTTGAACTTGAAGAAATGGGCTTTGAAATCGAAGCGTCTCACCACGAAGTTGCACCTGGACAGCACGAAATCGATTTTAAATACGCCGGAGCGATCCGCGCTTGTGACGACATTCAAACGTTTAAACTCGTTGTCAAAACAATCGCGCGTAAACACGGCCTGCACGCAACATTTATGCCAAAACCATTATTCGGTGTGAACGGATCAGGGATGCACTGCAATCTATCACTCTTCAAAAACGGCGCCAACGCGTTCTTTGACCAAGACGCCGATCTTCAATTGAGTGAAACAGCGAAACAATTTATCGCAGGCATCGTGAAACACGCTACAAGCTTTACTGCCGTGACGAACCCGACGGTCAACTCTTACAAACGTCTTGTTCCAGGCTATGAAGCACCTTGCTATGTCGCATGGAGCGCGCAAAACAGAAGCCCGCTTATCCGCATCCCGGCTTCCCGCGGCATCAGCACGCGTGTAGAAGTAAGAAGCGTTGATCCTTCTGCAAACCCGTACCTTGCACTCAGCGTACTGCTAGCAGCAGGCCTTGACGGCATCAAAAACAAACTGGACGCGCCGGCTCCGATCGACCGCAACATCTATGTGATGACGAAAGAAGAGCGCCTCGAAAACGGAATCGTCGACCTTCCGGCAACTCTTTCAGACGCCTTGGAAGAATTCAAATCAAACGAAGTCATGGTCAAAGCCCTCGGCGACCACCTTTTCGAACACTTCGTCGAAGCAAAAGAAATCGAATGGGATATGTTCCGCACACAAGTTCATCCTTGGGAGCGCGAGCAGTATATGTCTCAGTATTAA
- a CDS encoding YolD-like family protein, with protein sequence MKDDNLKDRGSIKWTAMMLPEHVSLLRELESNQDKVKRPVLDMSQIEDMEMAISEAMEFNHPVQFSVFKPLPMLNGPETGEIVQIEGHIHYINQLRKLFHVVDSKGDTNLIKFEDVVGVEIK encoded by the coding sequence ATGAAAGATGACAACTTGAAAGATCGGGGATCAATCAAATGGACGGCCATGATGCTGCCCGAGCATGTCAGCCTGCTTCGCGAGTTAGAAAGCAACCAGGACAAAGTAAAAAGGCCGGTTCTTGACATGTCTCAGATCGAGGATATGGAAATGGCCATAAGTGAAGCAATGGAGTTTAATCATCCAGTTCAGTTTTCTGTATTTAAGCCGCTGCCAATGCTTAACGGACCCGAAACCGGGGAGATCGTTCAAATAGAGGGCCATATCCATTACATAAATCAACTTCGCAAGCTGTTCCATGTTGTGGATTCAAAAGGAGACACCAATCTCATTAAATTTGAGGATGTCGTCGGTGTAGAAATTAAATAG
- a CDS encoding helix-turn-helix domain-containing protein: MFDLKKGLGISSSTLVKMSKRSLAVILKICEYLECNIEEVVEFVEDETADANK; encoded by the coding sequence ATGTTTGATTTAAAAAAGGGCTTAGGGATATCATCATCAACCTTAGTTAAAATGTCTAAAAGGTCATTGGCAGTCATTCTGAAAATCTGCGAATACTTAGAGTGCAATATTGAAGAAGTAGTAGAGTTTGTTGAAGATGAAACTGCAGATGCAAATAAATAA
- a CDS encoding DUF956 family protein, with the protein MVQSINTKVDLVMDATAFTGLTDYGKIMIGDQGFEFYNSRDPRKFIQIPWEEVDYVIASVMFKGKWIPRYAIETKKNGTFIFSSKEPKKVLRVIREYVNPDHMVRSLSFFDVIKRAFKSIGKKNNGMKRRR; encoded by the coding sequence ATGGTTCAATCAATTAATACAAAGGTCGATTTAGTAATGGATGCCACCGCTTTTACGGGATTGACGGACTATGGGAAAATTATGATTGGTGATCAAGGGTTTGAATTTTATAACTCCCGTGATCCTCGTAAATTTATTCAAATTCCATGGGAGGAAGTAGACTATGTGATAGCCTCTGTGATGTTTAAGGGGAAATGGATTCCGCGTTATGCGATTGAAACGAAGAAAAATGGGACCTTCATTTTTTCTTCTAAGGAACCTAAGAAAGTTCTTCGGGTCATACGAGAATATGTAAATCCGGATCACATGGTACGGTCCTTAAGTTTCTTTGATGTTATTAAACGAGCTTTTAAGTCGATAGGTAAGAAGAATAATGGAATGAAAAGAAGAAGGTGA
- a CDS encoding PTS mannose/fructose/sorbose transporter subunit IIC — MSIIAIVFIILIAFLAGMEGILDEFQFHQPLVACTLIGLVTGNLEAGIVLGGTLQMIALGWANIGAAVAPDAAFASVASAIILVLGGQGVDGVASAIAVAVPLAVAGLFLTMIVRTIAVPIVHMMDAAAEEGNFRRIEILHIVAVCLQGIRIAIPAGALLFIPAESVQSFLESMPAWLTDGMAIGGGMVVAVGYALVINMMATKEVWPFFIIGFVIAAISELTLIALGALGVALALIYLNLSKMGGSSNGGGGNSGDPLGDILNDY; from the coding sequence ATGTCTATTATAGCAATTGTTTTCATCATTTTAATTGCTTTTCTAGCTGGTATGGAAGGGATATTAGATGAATTTCAATTCCATCAACCACTAGTGGCATGTACATTAATCGGTTTAGTAACAGGTAACTTGGAGGCCGGTATTGTTCTTGGCGGTACACTTCAGATGATTGCACTTGGATGGGCGAATATCGGAGCAGCCGTAGCGCCGGATGCTGCATTTGCGTCAGTTGCATCAGCAATTATTTTAGTATTGGGCGGACAAGGTGTTGACGGTGTCGCATCGGCAATCGCAGTAGCGGTTCCACTTGCAGTAGCGGGTCTTTTCTTAACAATGATCGTTCGTACAATTGCTGTTCCTATCGTACATATGATGGATGCCGCAGCTGAAGAAGGAAATTTCAGAAGGATCGAAATTTTGCATATCGTTGCGGTGTGTTTACAAGGTATCAGAATTGCGATTCCTGCAGGAGCACTTTTATTCATCCCGGCAGAAAGCGTTCAATCATTCTTGGAGTCAATGCCTGCATGGCTAACAGACGGAATGGCTATTGGTGGTGGAATGGTGGTCGCTGTTGGGTATGCACTAGTTATTAATATGATGGCAACAAAAGAAGTATGGCCGTTCTTCATTATTGGTTTCGTAATAGCTGCAATTTCTGAATTAACACTTATTGCACTTGGTGCATTGGGTGTAGCGTTAGCTCTTATTTACTTGAATCTTTCTAAAATGGGCGGTTCTTCAAATGGCGGCGGAGGCAATTCCGGCGACCCGCTTGGTGATATCTTAAACGATTATTAA
- a CDS encoding DUF3986 family protein encodes MNYDETQHLHFSYNKKGLDLEAVGLKRLDVDVWDVYFNFQDHNINEPTMRFSKIDPFGCKIFSITSKDLSEDEATQYFELWIKHELNKAL; translated from the coding sequence ATGAATTATGATGAAACACAACATCTACATTTTAGTTACAATAAAAAGGGATTAGATCTTGAAGCAGTAGGATTAAAGCGACTAGATGTTGATGTTTGGGACGTTTATTTTAACTTTCAGGATCATAACATAAATGAACCAACTATGAGGTTTTCAAAAATCGATCCATTCGGTTGTAAGATATTTTCAATAACAAGTAAAGATTTAAGTGAAGATGAGGCGACTCAATACTTCGAACTTTGGATTAAACATGAGTTAAATAAAGCTCTCTAA